The Nymphaea colorata isolate Beijing-Zhang1983 chromosome 11, ASM883128v2, whole genome shotgun sequence genome includes the window CAAGTTAAAGGAgatgaaaagggaaaattttaCTCTAAAAATCTACATGAAACAAGAGTTCCATTATTTATGTCAAGTGCCGATAGAGGAACTGGCGGTACTCCATGTACAAATGAAAAGATTTTTCCCCAAGATAGGCATATTATGAACCCAAGTACGTGTACAATCTCGACCAATAAAAGATCTGAAGCACAACAGCCaaattaagataaaaaaaaaaaagataaagaagaagcTCTAAACTGCTCACTGTTAACTACTGCATGAATCTAACTCGATCATTCTTCTAATGGTGGAAGATGACGTCTGCCATCTACTTGATCAAAAGGAGCAGAACTGCAAGAACAGAAATGGGTAGGCTCGAGGCGAGCAGCAGGAGCATCCCCAGAGCCACGCCGGGCCTTGTGCTCATCAGAAACCTCTGCAACTGACCCACTCCTTCGCACACATCCGCATAATACGAGGCATGGTACCTCTTCTCCCACTCCATCCAGTGCGACGGCGCCTCCCACTTGCTCTCCGCCATCTTCATCTCCTGAATCCTCATCCTGAGCACGATCATGTTCTCGTCCACCATCCTGCCGGCCAACCTCCAGTCGTCGGAATCTTTTCCGGCCGTCCCCTGCATCCGCAAGCACGGCCGCCTGGTACGGGTCCTGAAGTAAGGATCTCGCCCTGGGAGCAGCGGCTTGAAAATCAGAGGACTCCTCGAAACGGCTTTCATGGTGGCTGTTGGTCTATCTGCGTCAGGTTTTTTTATGATGAGAACGAT containing:
- the LOC116264776 gene encoding uncharacterized protein LOC116264776, which produces MKAVSRSPLIFKPLLPGRDPYFRTRTRRPCLRMQGTAGKDSDDWRLAGRMVDENMIVLRMRIQEMKMAESKWEAPSHWMEWEKRYHASYYADVCEGVGQLQRFLMSTRPGVALGMLLLLASSLPISVLAVLLLLIK